Proteins encoded in a region of the Phoenix dactylifera cultivar Barhee BC4 chromosome 3, palm_55x_up_171113_PBpolish2nd_filt_p, whole genome shotgun sequence genome:
- the LOC103709105 gene encoding NAC domain-containing protein 100-like, which produces MGEVSVPAEEECLDLPPGFRFHPTDEEIITHYLSAKVMNPSFSARAMGEVDLNKCEPWDLPSKAKMGEKEWYFFCQKDRKYPTGTRINRATEYGYWKATGKDKEIYRGKGILVGMKKTLVFYRGRAPKGEKTNWVIHEFRLEGRTQYHNHHRTPRDGWVVCRVFHKNTGMKRSPIADLARMNSFGDHTMDCLMDPSYFNSDNRPSSSFTDGGHGASFRGISMNNTLMPSSYSTMLGLEDPQYKSLMANSFPSIDNQERTSVLFPQIPAQNPYFLPPGSTNLGYLHQEQAIAEALSGANNGLKSTCKLEQLSNSMASQDTGLSNDRNTTETSSAISKHEMSSYRSYEDPDGGAAAGPILDLDNLWKY; this is translated from the exons ATGGGAGAGGTCTCAGTACCGGCCGAGGAGGAATGCCTGGACTTGCCCCCTGGCTTTAGATTTCACCCCACAGATGAAGAGATAATAACTCACTACCTCTCGGCCAAGGTTATGAATCCTAGCTTCAGTGCAAGAGCTATGGGAGAGGTGGATTTGAACAAGTGTGAACCTTGGGATCTTCCAA GCAAAGCCAAGATGGGAGAGAAGGAATGGTACTTCTTCTGTCAGAAGGATAGGAAGTACCCTACGGGCACGAGGATAAATAGGGCCACAGAATATGGGTATTGGAAGGCCACCGGAAAGGATAAGGAGATTTATAGGGGGAAAGGGATACTTGTGGGGATGAAGAAGACCCTGGTCTTTTACAGGGGAAGAGCTCCCAAAGGAGAGAAGACCAACTGGGTCATCCATGAATTCAGACTTGAAGGAAGAACCCAGTACCATAATCACCACAGAACTCCAAGG GACGGATGGGTTGTGTGCAGGGTGTTCCATAAGAACACAGGAATGAAAAGAAGCCCAATCGCAGACCTTGCGAGGATGAACTCATTTGGAGACCATACTATGGACTGTCTCATGGATCCTTCCTACTTCAATTCTGACAACAGGCCTAGTTCGAGCTTTACTGATGGTGGACATGGTGCCAGTTTTAGAGGGATTTCTATGAACAATACCTTGATGCCTTCCAGCTACTCCACCATGTTGGGCTTAGAGGATCCACAATACAAGAGCCTCATGGCTAACAGCTTCCCTAGTATCGACAACCAAGAGAGAACATCAGTGCTCTTCCCACAAATCCCTGCTCAAAATCCTTATTTCTTACCTCCAGGATCAACCAACTTGGGCTACTTGCACCAGGAGCAAGCAATTGCAGAAGCTCTATCTGGGGCTAATAATGGCCTAAAGAGTACTTGCAAGTTAGAGCAGCTCTCCAATTCAATGGCCTCACAGGACACGGGATTGAGCAATGATCGGAACACCACCGAGACATCCTCAGCCATATCAAAGCATGAGATGAGCAGCTACCGGTCCTACGAAGATCCTGATGGCGGGGCTGCTGCTGGACCAATTCTAGATTTGGACAATCTGTGGAAGTACTGA